From Ictidomys tridecemlineatus isolate mIctTri1 chromosome 2, mIctTri1.hap1, whole genome shotgun sequence, the proteins below share one genomic window:
- the Hmg20b gene encoding SWI/SNF-related matrix-associated actin-dependent regulator of chromatin subfamily E member 1-related, which translates to MSHGPKQPGAAAAPASGKAPGQHGGFVVAVKQERGEGPRAGEKGSHEEEPVKKRGWPKGKKRKKILPNGPKAPVTGYVRFLNERREQIRTRHPDLPFPEITKMLGAEWSKLQPAEKQRYLDEAEREKQQYMKELRAYQQSEAYKMCAEKIQEKKIKKEDSGSGLMNTLLNGHKGGDCDGFSTFDVPIFTEEFLDQNKAREAELRRLRKMNVAFEEQNAVLQRHTQSMSSARERLEQELALEERRTLALQQQLQAVRQALTASFASLPVPGTGETPTLGTLDFYMARLHGAIERDPAQHERLIVRIKEILAQVASEHL; encoded by the exons ATGTCCCATGGTCCCAAGCAGCCCGGCGCGGCCGCCGC GCCGGCGAGTGGCAAGGCTCCCGGCCAGCATGGGGGCTTCGTGGTGGCTGTCAAGCAGGAGCGCGGCGAGGGCCCGCGGGCCGGCGAGAAGGGGTCGCATGAGGAGGAG CCTGTGAAAAAGCGTGGCTGGCCCAAGGGCAAGAAGCGAAAGAAGATTCTTCCGAATGGGCCCAAGGCCCCCGTGACAGGCTACGTGCGCTTCCTGAACGAGCGTCGTGAGCAGATCCGCACGCGCCACCCGGACCTGCCCTTTCCCGAGATCACCAAGATGCTGGGCGCAGAATGGAGCAAGCTGCAGCCAGCGGAGAAGCAG CGGTACCTGGATGAGGCCGAGCGGGAGAAGCAGCAATACATGAAGGAGCTGCGGGCCTACCAGCAGTCAGAGGCCTACAAGATGTGCGCTGAGAAGATCCAAGAAAAGAAGATCAAGAAAG aGGACTCGGGCTCCGGGCTCATGAACACTCTCTTGAATGGACACAAG GGTGGAGACTGTGACGGCTTCTCCACCTTCGATGTTCCCATTTTCACTGAAGAGTTCTTGGACCAAAACAAAG CGCGGGAGGCGGAGCTGCGGCGTCTGCGGAAGATGAACGTGGCCTTCGAGGAGCAGAACGCGGTGCTGCAGAGACACACGCAGAGCATGAGCAGCGCGCGCGAGCGCCTGGAACAGGAGCTGGCGCTGGAGGAGCGGCGGACGCTGGCGCTGCAGCAGCAGCTCCAGGCCGTGCGCCAGGCGCTCACCGCCAGCTTCGCCTCGCTGCCTGTGCCGG GCACTGGCGAGACGCCGACGCTGGGCACGCTGGACTTCTACATGGCCCGGCTGCATGGGGCCATCGAGCGTGACCCAGCCCAGCATGAGAGGCTCATCGTCCGCATCAAGGAGATCCTGGCCCAGGTCGCCAG CGAGCACCTCTGA
- the Gipc3 gene encoding PDZ domain-containing protein GIPC3 isoform X1 → MESAAAREAPGAETPRAPVPPPSPAETPAAPRVRPRLVFRTQLAHGSPTGKIEGFTNVRELYAKIAEAFGIAPTEILFCTLNSHKVDMQKLLGGQIGLEDFIFAHVRGETKEVEVTKTEDALGLTITDNGAGYAFIKRIKEGSIINRIEAVCVGDSIEAINDHSIVGCRHYEVAKMLRELPKSQPFTLRLVQPKRAFDMIGQRSRGSKCPMEARVASGRETLRLRSGGAATVEEAPSEFEEEASRKVDDLLESYMGIRDPELGKGPGMHHGGDIQEDGQRPGVCALFRLRLGRVCLPGRVCGGGVGRHRRGQGGLWLVCPGAERSPSPQPSPLPPPSQPVPKAQPCSRTQSTSESQPGSTTQPFMRTQPSSEAKLCSRTQASSELEPTSRYQPGSETKCSSETKPGSRTQFSSEIKSCSRTQSSTETKPDSRTQLSSETKSCSRMQASSEQESTSRYQPGSETKLSPETKPDSLIQLSSEIKPCSRTQASSETKPDSTTQPSSDTESASRHQDSSETKSSSRTQLSSETKSYSRAQTSSETKLHSGTQLSSETKSCSRTQASSELEPTSRYQPDSETELSSEAKPDFRTQLISEIKPRSRTQASSETKPDSTTQPSSDTESASRHQDSSETKSSSRTQLSSETKSYSRAQTSSETKLHSGTQLSSETKPCSRTQASSETKPVFRTQLISKTKSSSRIQAISVIEASSRVQPSPDSRPSSGTQTDFKILLSLEINRSSGTQPSSHPKPGHKTPPVSMSQDTCVARPYLDTQASLGAPLSSGPQVRLQNQPSHRIQASSGLKVSSQTKPHPRTQASPESWPHAVAQSRTKPQLYSKTHLLPTTCPRPESKSSSETELSSRTQPTATTRPVSRIQTSTGSAPAPERSSGTRQCAEPQSPCRAWSSSGTQTDHTAWPSSRAQHSPRTQLSSGAQPGSKNPAGSEMQAAAGTQVSSRTQLSAGVQSSPAATQSSAALGLGSRTLHHPRAPPTSGTPLPPNPCQARGPSSRPHPRPPLVLRGT, encoded by the exons ATGGAAAGCGCTGCTGCCCGCGAGGCCCCGGGGGCTGAGACCCCGCGCGCCCCCGTGCCCCCGCCCTCCCCGGCGGAGACCCCAGCCGCGCCCCGCGTGCGCCCGCGCCTCGTCTTCCGCACGCAGCTGGCGCACGGCAGCCCCACCGGCAAGATCGAGGGCTTCACCAACGTCCGCGAGCTCTACGCCAAGATCGCAGAGGCCTTCGGAATCGCGCCCACCGAG ATCTTATTCTGCACCCTCAACAGCCACAAGGTAGACATGCAGAAGCTTCTGGGTGGACAGATAGGGCTGGAGGACTTCATCTTTGCCCATGTGCGCGGCGAGACCAAGGAGGTAGAGGTCACCAAAACAGAAGATGCCCTGGGACTGACCATCACCGACAATGGGGCTGGCTATGCCTTCATCAAG AGGATCAAGGAGGGCAGCATCATCAACCGCATCGAGGCAGTGTGTGTGGGCGACAGCATCGAGGCCATCAATGACCACTCCATCGTCGGCTGCCGCCACTACGAGGTGGCCAAGATGCTCCGGGAGCTGCCCAAGTCCCAACCCTTCACCCTGCGCCTGGTGCAGCCCAAGAGAGCCTTCG ATATGATCGGCCAGAGGAGCAGGGGCAGCAAATGTCCTATGGAAGCACGAGTGGCCAGTGGGAGGGAGACCCTGCGGCTCCGCTCTGGGGGTGCTGCCACAGTGGAGGAGGCG CCCAGCGAGTTTGAGGAGGAGGCGTCCCGGAAGGTGGACGACCTGCTGGAGAGTTACATGGGCATTCGGGACCCAGAGCTGGGTAAGGGGCCCGG CATGCACCATGGTGGAGACATCCAAGAAGACGGGCAGCGTCCGGGAGTTTGCGCGCTGTTTAGACTCCGTCTTGGGCGAGTTTGCCTTCCCGGACGAGTTTGTGGTGGAGGTGTGGGCCGCCATCGCAGAGGCCAGGGAGGCCTGTGGCTAGTCTGCCCCGGGGCCGAGCGCAGCCCCAGCCCGCAGCCCAGCCCACTGCCCCCGCCATCCCAGCCGGTGCCCAaagcccagccctgctccagaaCCCAATCCACTTCAGAGTCCCAACCTGGCTCCACAACCCAGCCCTTCATGAGAACACAGCCCAGCTCTGAGGCCAAACTGTGCTCCAGAACCCAGGCCAGCTCTGAGCTAGAACCCACCTCTAGATACCAGCCAGGCTCAGAGACCAAATGCAGCTCTGAGACCAAGCCTGGCTCCAGAACTCAGTTCAGCTCTGAGATCAAGTCCTGTTCTAGGACTCAGAGCAGCACTGAGACTAAGCCTGACTCCAGAACCCAGCTCAGTTCTGAGACCAAGTCTTGCTCTAGAATGCAGGCCAGCTCTGAGCAAGAATCCACCTCTAGATACCAGCCAGGCTCGGAGACCAAACTCAGCCCTGAGACCAAGCCTGACTCTTTAATCCAGCTCAGCTCTGAGATCAAGCCCTGTTCTAGAACTCAGGCCAGCTCCGAGACCAAGCCTGACTCTACAACCCAGCCCAGCTCTGACACCGAATCTGCCTCTAGACATCAGGACAGTTCTGAGACCAAGTCTAGCTCCAGAACCCAGCTCAGCTCTGAAACAAAATCCTATTCTAGAGCTCAGACCAGCAGCGAGACCAAACTCCACTCTGGAACCCAGCTCAGCTCTGAAACCAAATCTTGCTCTAGAACACAGGCCAGCTCTGAGCTAGAACCCACCTCTAGATACCAACCAGACTCAGAAACCGAACTCAGCTCCGAGGCCAAGCCTGACTTCAGAACCCAGCTCATTTCTGAGATCAAGCCCCGTTCTAGAACTCAGGCCAGCTCTGAGACCAAGCCTGACTCTACAACCCAGCCCAGCTCTGACACCGAATCTGCCTCTAGACATCAGGACAGTTCTGAGACCAAGTCTAGCTCCAGAACCCAGCTCAGCTCTGAAACAAAATCCTATTCTAGAGCTCAGACCAGCAGCGAGACCAAACTCCACTCTGGAACCCAGCTCAGCTCTGAGACAAAGCCCTGTTCTAGAACTCAGGCCAGCTCTGAGACCAAGCCTGTCTTTAGAACTCAGCTCATTTCCAAGACCAAGTCCTCTTCTAGAATTCAGGCCATTTCTGTGATTGAGGCCAGCTCTAGAGTTCAGCCAAGCCCTGACAGCAGACCAAGTTCTGGAACCCAGACAGATTTTAAGATTCTGCTCAGTTTGGAGATTAATCGCAGTTCTGGAACCCAGCCCAGCTCTCATCCTAAGCCTGGCCATAAAACTCCACCTGTCTCTATGTCTCAAGACACCTGCGTGGCCCGGCCCTACCTGGACActcaggccagcctgggagcACCACTGAGTTCTGGACCCCAGGTGAGACTCCAGAATCAGCCCAGCCACAGAATTCAAGCCAGCTCAGGATTAAAGGTCAGCTCTCAGACAAAACCCCATCCAAGAACTCAGGCCAGCCCAGAAAGCTGGCCCCATGCTGTCGCTCAATCCAGAACCAAACCTCAACTCTACTCTAAAACCCATTTGCTTCCAACTACCTGCCCCCGTCCTGAGTCCAAGTCCAGCTCTGAGACTGAGCTCAGCTCTAGAACCCAGCCTACAGCTACAACGAGGCCCGTCTCCAGAATCCAGACCAGCACCGGCTCGGCCCCTGCCCCTGAGCGCAGCTCAGGAACGCGGCAATGTGCCGAGCCCCAGTCTCCCTGCAGGGCATGGTCCAGCTCTGGGACCCAGACAGACCACACAGCCTGGCCCAGCTCCAGAGCTCAACACAGCCCCAGAACGCAGCTCAGTTCTGGAGCACAGCCTGGTTCTAAAAACCCAGCCGGCTCTGAAATGCAGGCAGCAGCTGGGACCCAGGTGAGTTCTAGAACCCAGCTAAGTGCCGGAGTCCAGTCTAGTCCTGCTGCGACCCAGTCCAGTGCAGCCCTGGGGCTGGGCTCCAGGACCCTGCACCATCCAAGAGCTCCACCAACCTCTGGGACTCCACTGCCTCCAAACCCCTGCCAAGCACGAGGTCCCAGCTCAAGGCCACACCCCAGGCCACCTCTGGTCCTCAGGGGGACTTAG
- the Gipc3 gene encoding PDZ domain-containing protein GIPC3 isoform X3 — MESAAAREAPGAETPRAPVPPPSPAETPAAPRVRPRLVFRTQLAHGSPTGKIEGFTNVRELYAKIAEAFGIAPTEILFCTLNSHKVDMQKLLGGQIGLEDFIFAHVRGETKEVEVTKTEDALGLTITDNGAGYAFIKRIKEGSIINRIEAVCVGDSIEAINDHSIVGCRHYEVAKMLRELPKSQPFTLRLVQPKRAFDMIGQRSRGSKCPMEARVASGRETLRLRSGGAATVEEAPSEFEEEASRKVDDLLESYMGIRDPELACTMVETSKKTGSVREFARCLDSVLGEFAFPDEFVVEVWAAIAEAREACG; from the exons ATGGAAAGCGCTGCTGCCCGCGAGGCCCCGGGGGCTGAGACCCCGCGCGCCCCCGTGCCCCCGCCCTCCCCGGCGGAGACCCCAGCCGCGCCCCGCGTGCGCCCGCGCCTCGTCTTCCGCACGCAGCTGGCGCACGGCAGCCCCACCGGCAAGATCGAGGGCTTCACCAACGTCCGCGAGCTCTACGCCAAGATCGCAGAGGCCTTCGGAATCGCGCCCACCGAG ATCTTATTCTGCACCCTCAACAGCCACAAGGTAGACATGCAGAAGCTTCTGGGTGGACAGATAGGGCTGGAGGACTTCATCTTTGCCCATGTGCGCGGCGAGACCAAGGAGGTAGAGGTCACCAAAACAGAAGATGCCCTGGGACTGACCATCACCGACAATGGGGCTGGCTATGCCTTCATCAAG AGGATCAAGGAGGGCAGCATCATCAACCGCATCGAGGCAGTGTGTGTGGGCGACAGCATCGAGGCCATCAATGACCACTCCATCGTCGGCTGCCGCCACTACGAGGTGGCCAAGATGCTCCGGGAGCTGCCCAAGTCCCAACCCTTCACCCTGCGCCTGGTGCAGCCCAAGAGAGCCTTCG ATATGATCGGCCAGAGGAGCAGGGGCAGCAAATGTCCTATGGAAGCACGAGTGGCCAGTGGGAGGGAGACCCTGCGGCTCCGCTCTGGGGGTGCTGCCACAGTGGAGGAGGCG CCCAGCGAGTTTGAGGAGGAGGCGTCCCGGAAGGTGGACGACCTGCTGGAGAGTTACATGGGCATTCGGGACCCAGAGCTGG CATGCACCATGGTGGAGACATCCAAGAAGACGGGCAGCGTCCGGGAGTTTGCGCGCTGTTTAGACTCCGTCTTGGGCGAGTTTGCCTTCCCGGACGAGTTTGTGGTGGAGGTGTGGGCCGCCATCGCAGAGGCCAGGGAGGCCTGTGGCTAG
- the Gipc3 gene encoding PDZ domain-containing protein GIPC3 isoform X2 produces MIGQRSRGSKCPMEARVASGRETLRLRSGGAATVEEAPSEFEEEASRKVDDLLESYMGIRDPELGKGPGMHHGGDIQEDGQRPGVCALFRLRLGRVCLPGRVCGGGVGRHRRGQGGLWLVCPGAERSPSPQPSPLPPPSQPVPKAQPCSRTQSTSESQPGSTTQPFMRTQPSSEAKLCSRTQASSELEPTSRYQPGSETKCSSETKPGSRTQFSSEIKSCSRTQSSTETKPDSRTQLSSETKSCSRMQASSEQESTSRYQPGSETKLSPETKPDSLIQLSSEIKPCSRTQASSETKPDSTTQPSSDTESASRHQDSSETKSSSRTQLSSETKSYSRAQTSSETKLHSGTQLSSETKSCSRTQASSELEPTSRYQPDSETELSSEAKPDFRTQLISEIKPRSRTQASSETKPDSTTQPSSDTESASRHQDSSETKSSSRTQLSSETKSYSRAQTSSETKLHSGTQLSSETKPCSRTQASSETKPVFRTQLISKTKSSSRIQAISVIEASSRVQPSPDSRPSSGTQTDFKILLSLEINRSSGTQPSSHPKPGHKTPPVSMSQDTCVARPYLDTQASLGAPLSSGPQVRLQNQPSHRIQASSGLKVSSQTKPHPRTQASPESWPHAVAQSRTKPQLYSKTHLLPTTCPRPESKSSSETELSSRTQPTATTRPVSRIQTSTGSAPAPERSSGTRQCAEPQSPCRAWSSSGTQTDHTAWPSSRAQHSPRTQLSSGAQPGSKNPAGSEMQAAAGTQVSSRTQLSAGVQSSPAATQSSAALGLGSRTLHHPRAPPTSGTPLPPNPCQARGPSSRPHPRPPLVLRGT; encoded by the exons ATGATCGGCCAGAGGAGCAGGGGCAGCAAATGTCCTATGGAAGCACGAGTGGCCAGTGGGAGGGAGACCCTGCGGCTCCGCTCTGGGGGTGCTGCCACAGTGGAGGAGGCG CCCAGCGAGTTTGAGGAGGAGGCGTCCCGGAAGGTGGACGACCTGCTGGAGAGTTACATGGGCATTCGGGACCCAGAGCTGGGTAAGGGGCCCGG CATGCACCATGGTGGAGACATCCAAGAAGACGGGCAGCGTCCGGGAGTTTGCGCGCTGTTTAGACTCCGTCTTGGGCGAGTTTGCCTTCCCGGACGAGTTTGTGGTGGAGGTGTGGGCCGCCATCGCAGAGGCCAGGGAGGCCTGTGGCTAGTCTGCCCCGGGGCCGAGCGCAGCCCCAGCCCGCAGCCCAGCCCACTGCCCCCGCCATCCCAGCCGGTGCCCAaagcccagccctgctccagaaCCCAATCCACTTCAGAGTCCCAACCTGGCTCCACAACCCAGCCCTTCATGAGAACACAGCCCAGCTCTGAGGCCAAACTGTGCTCCAGAACCCAGGCCAGCTCTGAGCTAGAACCCACCTCTAGATACCAGCCAGGCTCAGAGACCAAATGCAGCTCTGAGACCAAGCCTGGCTCCAGAACTCAGTTCAGCTCTGAGATCAAGTCCTGTTCTAGGACTCAGAGCAGCACTGAGACTAAGCCTGACTCCAGAACCCAGCTCAGTTCTGAGACCAAGTCTTGCTCTAGAATGCAGGCCAGCTCTGAGCAAGAATCCACCTCTAGATACCAGCCAGGCTCGGAGACCAAACTCAGCCCTGAGACCAAGCCTGACTCTTTAATCCAGCTCAGCTCTGAGATCAAGCCCTGTTCTAGAACTCAGGCCAGCTCCGAGACCAAGCCTGACTCTACAACCCAGCCCAGCTCTGACACCGAATCTGCCTCTAGACATCAGGACAGTTCTGAGACCAAGTCTAGCTCCAGAACCCAGCTCAGCTCTGAAACAAAATCCTATTCTAGAGCTCAGACCAGCAGCGAGACCAAACTCCACTCTGGAACCCAGCTCAGCTCTGAAACCAAATCTTGCTCTAGAACACAGGCCAGCTCTGAGCTAGAACCCACCTCTAGATACCAACCAGACTCAGAAACCGAACTCAGCTCCGAGGCCAAGCCTGACTTCAGAACCCAGCTCATTTCTGAGATCAAGCCCCGTTCTAGAACTCAGGCCAGCTCTGAGACCAAGCCTGACTCTACAACCCAGCCCAGCTCTGACACCGAATCTGCCTCTAGACATCAGGACAGTTCTGAGACCAAGTCTAGCTCCAGAACCCAGCTCAGCTCTGAAACAAAATCCTATTCTAGAGCTCAGACCAGCAGCGAGACCAAACTCCACTCTGGAACCCAGCTCAGCTCTGAGACAAAGCCCTGTTCTAGAACTCAGGCCAGCTCTGAGACCAAGCCTGTCTTTAGAACTCAGCTCATTTCCAAGACCAAGTCCTCTTCTAGAATTCAGGCCATTTCTGTGATTGAGGCCAGCTCTAGAGTTCAGCCAAGCCCTGACAGCAGACCAAGTTCTGGAACCCAGACAGATTTTAAGATTCTGCTCAGTTTGGAGATTAATCGCAGTTCTGGAACCCAGCCCAGCTCTCATCCTAAGCCTGGCCATAAAACTCCACCTGTCTCTATGTCTCAAGACACCTGCGTGGCCCGGCCCTACCTGGACActcaggccagcctgggagcACCACTGAGTTCTGGACCCCAGGTGAGACTCCAGAATCAGCCCAGCCACAGAATTCAAGCCAGCTCAGGATTAAAGGTCAGCTCTCAGACAAAACCCCATCCAAGAACTCAGGCCAGCCCAGAAAGCTGGCCCCATGCTGTCGCTCAATCCAGAACCAAACCTCAACTCTACTCTAAAACCCATTTGCTTCCAACTACCTGCCCCCGTCCTGAGTCCAAGTCCAGCTCTGAGACTGAGCTCAGCTCTAGAACCCAGCCTACAGCTACAACGAGGCCCGTCTCCAGAATCCAGACCAGCACCGGCTCGGCCCCTGCCCCTGAGCGCAGCTCAGGAACGCGGCAATGTGCCGAGCCCCAGTCTCCCTGCAGGGCATGGTCCAGCTCTGGGACCCAGACAGACCACACAGCCTGGCCCAGCTCCAGAGCTCAACACAGCCCCAGAACGCAGCTCAGTTCTGGAGCACAGCCTGGTTCTAAAAACCCAGCCGGCTCTGAAATGCAGGCAGCAGCTGGGACCCAGGTGAGTTCTAGAACCCAGCTAAGTGCCGGAGTCCAGTCTAGTCCTGCTGCGACCCAGTCCAGTGCAGCCCTGGGGCTGGGCTCCAGGACCCTGCACCATCCAAGAGCTCCACCAACCTCTGGGACTCCACTGCCTCCAAACCCCTGCCAAGCACGAGGTCCCAGCTCAAGGCCACACCCCAGGCCACCTCTGGTCCTCAGGGGGACTTAG
- the Tbxa2r gene encoding thromboxane A2 receptor: MWSNSSVLGPCFRPTNATPEERRLVASPWFAASFCAVGLASNLLALSVLAGARQGSCCPRSPFLILLGGLVLTDFLGLLVTGVLVVSRHAALFDWRTADPGCGLCHFMGVAMVFFGLCPLLLGAAMASERYLGITRPFSRSAAASQRRAWATVGLVWAAALALGLLPLLGVGHYTVQYPGSWCFLTLGPQLGDAAFGLLFALLGGLSVGLSFVLNTISVATLCHVYHGQEAAQQRPRDCEVEMMVQLLGIMLVASVCWMPLLVFIAQTVLQNPPAMSPAGQLSRTTEQQLLIYLRVATWNQILDPWVYILFRRAVLRRLHPRLSARPRSLSLRPPPAQGARLQ; this comes from the exons ATGTGGTCCAACAGCAGCGTCCTGGGGCCCTGCTTCCGCCCCACAAACGCCACGCCCGAGGAGCGTCGCCTGGTGGCCTCTCCCTGGTTCGCGGCCTCCTTCTGCGCCGTGGGCCTGGCCTCCAACCTGCTGGCGCTGAGCGTACTGGCCGGCGCGCGGCAGGGCAGCTGCTGCCCGCGGTCCCCCTTCCTCATCCTGCTGGGCGGCCTGGTCCTCACCGACTTCCTGGGGCTTCTGGTCACCGGAGTCCTCGTGGTGTCCCGGCACGCCGCGCTCTTCGACTGGCGCACGGCGGACCCCGGCTGCGGCCTCTGCCACTTCATGGGCGTGGCCATGGTCTTTTTTGGCCTGTGTCCCTTGCTGCTGGGGGCCGCCATGGCCTCCGAGCGCTACCTGGGCATCACCCGGCCCTTCTCCCGCTCGGCGGCCGCCTCGCAGCGCCGCGCCTGGGCCACCGTGGGGCTGGTGTGGGCGGCGGCGCTGGCGCTGGGGCTGCTGCCCCTGCTGGGCGTGGGCCACTACACCGTGCAGTACCCCGGCTCCTGGTGCTTCCTCACGCTGGGGCCGCAGCTCGGCGACGCGGCCTTCGGGCTGCTGTTCGCGCTGCTCGGCGGCCTGTCGGTCGGGCTGTCCTTCGTGCTCAACACCATCAGCGTGGCCACCCTGTGCCACGTCTACCACGGGCAGGAGGCCGCCCAGCAGCGCCCGCGCGACTGCGAGGTGGAGATGATGGTCCAGCTcctgggcatcatgctggtggccAGCGTCTGCTGGATGCCGCTGCTG GTCTTCATCGCCCAGACGGTGCTGCAGAACCCGCCTGCCATGAGCCCGGCCGGGCAGCTGTCCCGGACCACGGAGCAGCAGCTGCTCATCTACCTGCGCGTGGCCACCTGGAACCAGATCCTGGACCCCTGGGTGTACATCCTGTTCCGCCGCGCAGTGCTGCGCCGCCTGCACCCGCGCCTCAGCGCCCGGCCCAGGTCCCTCTCCCTGCGGCCGCCGCCGGCCCAGGGCGCCAGGCTGCAGTAG